In the Blautia coccoides genome, CCGGTATCAGCATACCTCTTACAAAGCTTACCTTTACCTTTTCCCATATTCCCGCGCCCGATACCATTGGCTGCCCGGACCCTGAAACGGCCTGCAGGCAGTTTGTCTTAAAGACGGGGCATATTCTGTCTGTCTGTTACGAATCTGACTCCGGAGATGAGACAATCTCATTAAACCTTTTATAGCGATCCATTTCCTGTCTGATATACTCAGCATTTTGGGGATCACTTAATTTAGATATACATATTTTGATCATACCCTGTATCTCATTATAGTGCTCATAGATACCTTCCTGTGTATTTCGTGCCCTTCTGATTTCTTCCTCCGGCCAGTGAATGGTCACTTTTTCATCTTTCACACTCATCTTGCCCCAGATTCCGCACACCGGGCATTCCACCTCTGTGGTGCCGTTCATATTCAACATGCGGCAATGGCACACAGGGCAGGTGCCGTCTTCTTCCGGTTCTCCCACCCAGATATCTGTCTGGCTGTAAGGTTTTCCGATGGACTGGGCTACTGCTTTTCCCAGAGAAGCACATCTCCCCATTAAATCTCTGTCTAACACCGGATGAGCTGTGATTCCCTGTTGGTATGCATCCACATGGCCCACACATTTCTGTACAAAAGAAAAGTCAAACAAATGCAGCATGGGCAGCCCTAATGCCACCCAATTGCGGGTACCTGCACCTCCCACGGAGATATATGCGGAATAGCGGTCCTTGAAATAACGTTCATCCAGCAGAGGTTTTCCGGCTGCCGCACGCTTCTTGTTTTCTTCCAGCAGCGACGCACGGTCATGGGAAGGACAGAGACGATCCATAAAATTTTTAAACTGCCCTACAATGCCAACTGCATACACCGGCGCACCGATAATAATACCGTCACAGTTTAGATAAGCCTCCTCCAGGATATGGTAATCATCCTTTAAGCAGCATTTGATTTCCACCTCTCCTTTGTCGCGGCAGCGGGAGCAATAATCACATGCATGGCAGTGATCGATCCGCATGGCCATTGTATTGATAAACTCTACCTCCGCCCCTTCTGCCCTTGCGGCAAACAGTGCTTCCTTTACCATAATATCGCACCGCTGGTTTTTCCGGCCGAATGAAATCCCCAATATTTTCATAACTGCTCATTTCCTCTCTTTTCGTTTTTTGTTCCGTATCTGTCTGTTCTATGACATAACATATTTAATACTGATCAATGCAATCTCGTTGGCTGACAACTCTTCATCGACAGCCAGCATACCATTTTGGGTATTTGCCTCCTTTATGGTCAGTTTAGGTTCACAGACCCTCCGAAAATGCCTGATGTCATTTTTTGACAATTCATTTTCATAGCCCATTTCCTTCCAAATACCAAGGAC is a window encoding:
- a CDS encoding flavodoxin family protein, with amino-acid sequence MKILGISFGRKNQRCDIMVKEALFAARAEGAEVEFINTMAMRIDHCHACDYCSRCRDKGEVEIKCCLKDDYHILEEAYLNCDGIIIGAPVYAVGIVGQFKNFMDRLCPSHDRASLLEENKKRAAAGKPLLDERYFKDRYSAYISVGGAGTRNWVALGLPMLHLFDFSFVQKCVGHVDAYQQGITAHPVLDRDLMGRCASLGKAVAQSIGKPYSQTDIWVGEPEEDGTCPVCHCRMLNMNGTTEVECPVCGIWGKMSVKDEKVTIHWPEEEIRRARNTQEGIYEHYNEIQGMIKICISKLSDPQNAEYIRQEMDRYKRFNEIVSSPESDS